A DNA window from Thiopseudomonas alkaliphila contains the following coding sequences:
- a CDS encoding PepSY-associated TM helix domain-containing protein, giving the protein MSKYAIKQFSLGTLRQWHWISSALCLAGMLLFAITGITLNHAGSIEAKPQTITVEAELPKPLLKQLQKSAANQQLTPAIKQWIEQQVPRGLAWQDPEWSEDELYLAQPRPGGDGWLSLDLDSGELLYESTDRGWIAYFNDLHKGRNSGELWSWFIDIFAGICVVFSLTGLWLLQHQAKSRPTTWPITLAGLLLPLLIMLLFIH; this is encoded by the coding sequence ATGTCTAAATACGCTATTAAACAGTTTTCACTCGGCACACTGCGCCAATGGCACTGGATCAGCTCGGCGCTGTGCTTAGCTGGGATGCTGTTATTTGCCATCACCGGCATTACGCTAAATCACGCCGGCAGCATCGAAGCGAAGCCCCAAACGATCACGGTAGAGGCCGAGTTGCCAAAGCCGCTACTCAAGCAACTGCAAAAATCTGCGGCTAATCAACAACTCACACCAGCCATTAAGCAATGGATTGAGCAACAAGTACCCCGCGGCCTTGCTTGGCAAGACCCAGAATGGTCGGAAGATGAACTGTATTTAGCCCAACCACGCCCCGGCGGTGATGGTTGGCTGAGTTTAGATTTAGACAGCGGCGAGCTGCTGTATGAATCTACTGATCGAGGCTGGATTGCCTACTTTAATGACCTGCACAAAGGCCGCAATTCGGGCGAATTATGGTCGTGGTTTATTGATATTTTTGCTGGGATTTGTGTGGTGTTTAGCCTAACCGGCTTGTGGCTGCTGCAGCACCAAGCTAAATCACGCCCAACCACCTGGCCCATTACCCTCGCCGGCTTATTACTGCCGTTACTCATCATGCTGCTGTTTATTCACTGA
- a CDS encoding response regulator transcription factor: MTDDAIFDSTEQPHLLLVDDDETFTHVMARAMTRRGLRVSVAANADDGLQIAKQDLPNLAVLDLKMEGDSGLVLLPKLLELDAEMRVLILTGYSSIATAVEAIKRGACNYLCKPADANDVLAALLSDKADVETLVPENPMSVDRIQWEHIQRVLAEHDGNISATARALGMHRRTLQRKLQKRPVQR, translated from the coding sequence ATGACTGATGACGCTATATTTGATAGCACCGAGCAGCCCCATTTACTGCTAGTAGATGATGATGAAACCTTTACCCATGTTATGGCTCGTGCAATGACGCGCCGTGGCTTGCGGGTATCGGTGGCAGCCAATGCCGATGACGGTTTACAGATCGCGAAACAGGATTTGCCTAATCTAGCGGTGCTTGATCTGAAAATGGAGGGTGATTCTGGCTTGGTCTTGCTGCCAAAATTACTCGAGTTAGATGCTGAAATGCGTGTGCTGATTTTAACCGGTTACTCCAGCATTGCTACGGCAGTCGAGGCGATTAAGCGCGGGGCCTGTAATTACCTGTGTAAGCCAGCCGATGCTAATGATGTATTGGCTGCCTTGCTATCAGATAAAGCCGATGTGGAAACCTTGGTTCCAGAAAATCCTATGTCAGTGGATCGTATCCAATGGGAGCATATTCAGCGGGTATTGGCCGAACATGATGGCAATATTTCCGCCACGGCACGGGCTCTGGGTATGCATCGCCGGACTTTGCAGCGGAAGTTACAAAAACGTCCGGTGCAGCGCTAA
- a CDS encoding SIMPL domain-containing protein (The SIMPL domain is named for its presence in mouse protein SIMPL (signalling molecule that associates with mouse pelle-like kinase). Bacterial member BP26, from Brucella, was shown to assemble into a channel-like structure, while YggE from E. coli has been associated with resistance to oxidative stress.) has translation MSSVLKPLFLTPLLVAGSLLLNSAQAAEPRFNQISLRAEASTEVPHDLMSVTLYSEERGAEPNVIAEKVTAQLNQAVTSARKVEGIKISMGNRNSYPVYGEKNQEITAWQERGEVRLESKDFTALSQLTGELLKELKMGGMQFAIAPETRREHEDKLLAEAISAFKSRAKIATDALGGKSYKVVNLNLNTSNFPTPPMYMRAASAKYAMSESADIPQVEGGNAQVTLSADGVIEVQ, from the coding sequence ATGTCTTCTGTGCTTAAGCCGTTATTTTTAACCCCGCTGTTAGTGGCGGGCAGTTTATTGCTAAATTCCGCCCAAGCGGCCGAGCCACGCTTTAATCAGATTTCACTGCGGGCTGAAGCCAGCACCGAGGTGCCCCACGATCTGATGTCGGTCACCCTATATAGCGAGGAACGTGGCGCAGAGCCAAACGTTATTGCCGAAAAAGTCACCGCACAATTAAACCAAGCAGTGACCAGTGCTCGTAAAGTAGAAGGCATTAAGATCAGTATGGGTAATCGTAATAGTTACCCAGTTTACGGTGAAAAGAATCAAGAAATTACCGCTTGGCAAGAACGCGGTGAAGTTCGTTTAGAAAGTAAAGACTTCACAGCCCTCTCGCAACTCACTGGTGAGCTGTTAAAAGAGTTAAAAATGGGTGGTATGCAGTTTGCAATTGCCCCAGAAACCCGCCGCGAACACGAGGATAAATTACTAGCCGAAGCGATTAGTGCGTTTAAATCTCGGGCCAAAATTGCCACCGATGCATTGGGTGGCAAGTCTTATAAAGTGGTGAACTTAAACTTGAACACCAGTAACTTTCCAACGCCGCCCATGTATATGCGCGCTGCCAGTGCTAAATATGCCATGAGCGAGTCGGCTGATATTCCTCAAGTAGAAGGCGGCAATGCCCAAGTAACGCTGTCTGCCGATGGTGTGATTGAAGTGCAATAA
- the htpX gene encoding zinc metalloprotease HtpX, protein MDFREIIRRNNQRTKLVIVSYMLIMTLVGLLVDTVLNANPYWGLAENLWAFASFQQMPYATLLILALTVLGIIAIHFWGHKMMLTGMNAREISPAAELSRGERQLLNIVEELSLAATLGYIPKLYILATPEPNAFAAGWSSKNAILGVTQGLLDQLNRQEVQAVMAHEVGHIVHGDSKLTLYVGILANVILTITNIFSQLFFVARGERNQAANKARMILMLLNLVLPVITQVLYLYLSRTREYMADAAAVQLTQDNQAMISALRKISGQHQQHQYEHESTGQAYRSAAYIYNKGDSLFSTHPSIENRIAALEGRRPQ, encoded by the coding sequence ATGGATTTTCGTGAAATTATTCGTCGTAATAACCAACGCACTAAATTAGTTATTGTTAGCTATATGCTGATTATGACGCTGGTGGGGCTGTTGGTAGATACGGTATTAAATGCTAACCCTTATTGGGGATTAGCGGAAAACCTATGGGCTTTTGCTAGTTTTCAACAAATGCCTTACGCCACCTTGTTGATTTTAGCGCTGACAGTACTCGGGATTATCGCCATTCATTTTTGGGGGCATAAGATGATGCTCACCGGGATGAATGCCAGAGAAATTTCACCTGCTGCAGAGTTATCTCGTGGCGAGCGGCAGCTATTAAATATCGTTGAAGAACTTAGCCTGGCCGCGACGTTAGGCTATATTCCCAAGCTCTATATTCTAGCCACCCCTGAACCCAATGCCTTTGCGGCCGGATGGTCATCGAAAAACGCGATTCTCGGGGTTACCCAGGGCTTACTGGATCAGTTAAATCGACAAGAAGTACAGGCAGTAATGGCCCATGAAGTGGGGCATATTGTGCATGGCGACTCAAAACTTACGTTGTATGTGGGTATTTTAGCTAACGTTATTTTGACGATTACTAACATCTTTAGTCAGCTGTTTTTTGTTGCCCGTGGTGAGCGTAATCAGGCGGCGAATAAAGCGCGGATGATTTTAATGCTGCTTAACTTGGTCTTGCCGGTGATTACCCAGGTGTTATATCTATATTTGTCACGGACTCGCGAGTACATGGCGGATGCGGCAGCGGTGCAGCTCACCCAAGATAATCAAGCGATGATCAGCGCCTTGCGTAAAATTTCTGGCCAACATCAGCAGCACCAGTATGAGCACGAAAGCACTGGGCAAGCCTATCGCAGTGCAGCCTATATTTATAACAAAGGGGATTCGTTATTTTCCACGCATCCCAGTATTGAAAACCGAATTGCCGCTTTAGAAGGCCGACGGCCGCAATAG
- the waaA gene encoding lipid IV(A) 3-deoxy-D-manno-octulosonic acid transferase, with product MNRTLYSILLYLAVPFIWLRLQFRARQAPAYRQRIAERFALKKLAFKPGGIWLHAVSVGESIAAAPVIKQLQQLYPQLPITLTCMTPTGSERIQALFGDSVQHCYLPYDLPCAAKRFLNQVQPKLAIVMETELWPNHIHQCYLRSIPVVLANARLSERSAKGYAKFQRLTAPMLAELSGIAVQSQAEAKRFLQLGAQPAAVQVTGSIKFDLNLAPELLQSAAQLADIWHLASRFVWVAGSTHAGEDELILQAHQQLLQQVPEALLILVPRHPERFNQVAQLIEQQGLRSMRRSQQRPLQMADQVLLGDSMGELMLWYAVADAAFVGGTWVDNGGHNFLEPAALAKPIAAGPSRFNFLEIAEQLQQAGALTLVSTPSALAEQLLGWQQSEALCQQQGQAGIKVLQQNQGALAQLIGLLKQQLEKTK from the coding sequence ATGAATCGCACACTGTATAGCATCTTGCTGTATCTGGCCGTGCCTTTTATTTGGTTGCGCTTGCAGTTTCGTGCGCGCCAAGCACCGGCCTATAGGCAGCGGATTGCCGAGCGTTTTGCATTAAAAAAGTTAGCCTTTAAGCCTGGTGGTATTTGGTTGCATGCGGTGTCAGTGGGTGAAAGCATTGCCGCAGCACCGGTAATTAAGCAGCTGCAGCAGTTATATCCGCAGTTACCGATCACCTTAACCTGCATGACGCCTACCGGTTCTGAACGGATTCAAGCCTTGTTTGGTGATTCGGTGCAGCACTGTTACTTACCTTACGATTTGCCCTGTGCGGCGAAACGCTTTTTAAATCAAGTGCAGCCTAAACTGGCCATTGTGATGGAAACCGAGCTATGGCCTAACCATATTCATCAGTGTTATTTGCGCTCCATACCTGTGGTATTGGCCAATGCGCGTTTATCTGAGCGCTCAGCTAAAGGTTACGCCAAGTTTCAGCGCTTAACTGCACCTATGCTGGCTGAACTATCTGGAATTGCGGTGCAAAGCCAAGCGGAGGCGAAGCGCTTTTTACAATTGGGTGCGCAACCCGCCGCGGTGCAGGTGACCGGATCAATTAAGTTTGATTTAAACCTAGCTCCTGAATTACTGCAATCGGCGGCACAGTTAGCGGATATATGGCACTTAGCATCACGTTTTGTCTGGGTTGCAGGAAGCACCCATGCCGGTGAGGATGAGCTAATTTTACAGGCCCATCAGCAGTTGTTGCAGCAAGTGCCTGAAGCCTTGTTGATTTTAGTCCCACGTCATCCAGAGCGTTTTAATCAGGTGGCGCAGCTGATAGAACAGCAGGGGCTGCGCAGTATGCGGCGTTCGCAGCAGCGTCCATTACAGATGGCGGATCAAGTGTTGCTAGGCGATAGCATGGGCGAGCTGATGCTGTGGTATGCCGTGGCCGATGCCGCCTTTGTTGGCGGAACCTGGGTGGACAATGGCGGGCATAATTTTTTAGAGCCTGCAGCACTGGCTAAACCCATTGCAGCTGGCCCTTCGCGCTTTAACTTCTTAGAGATTGCCGAGCAATTGCAGCAGGCGGGCGCCTTAACTTTAGTGAGCACGCCAAGTGCGCTGGCTGAACAACTGCTGGGTTGGCAACAGTCCGAGGCGTTGTGTCAGCAACAAGGGCAGGCTGGAATTAAGGTGTTGCAACAAAACCAAGGGGCTTTGGCGCAATTAATCGGGCTGCTTAAACAACAGTTAGAGAAAACCAAGTAG
- a CDS encoding TonB-dependent receptor domain-containing protein — protein sequence MHIPFSRSLLACSVFAVSSVALANETIDFGNVVVSASGFEQKITDAPASISVISREELEKKRITSIADALSDVEGVDVGGSAGKTGGLNISMRGMESKYTLILIDGRRQNAAGNVTPNGFGETSTSFMPPVSAIERIEVIRGPMATLYGSDAMGGVINIITRKVNTEWGGSITAETTLQEKSQYGNSRATNAYLSGPIIEDTLGLTLRGSYFERDKSKIKYDNASGESVNPSMGRNPVKSDIYNLGTRLVFTPNEDNDLGFEYEVNKQTYDNKKGQLGTLGAAGGYEDEQRYDREQYTLFHTGRYALGTLESSIMRNTTETHGRLNPSAMTTPGITPGGKRKLESENTIFDTKFMFSLGDHFMSVGGQLYKAELTDGVVLDKFKHRMNALFIEDEWRFHDDFSLTLGLRRDHHDKFGTEYSPRAYLVWNANDNWTVKGGVSKGFKAPELQQLADGINGFGRQGKLPLIGNPDLKPETTVSTELGFYFDNLDNFNGNFTLFHNKFKDKLATTTVDNCRVTNSASCVDIGAGWEQVAPTFSKAINVDEAVTQGYEVAGTYHFTDDWSLNANYTYTRTEQKSGANKGWPLTNTPRHMFNAGLNWQTTDRLNTWLKTEYRSERYRRTDASEDFAYNAFGDYKAYTLFHLGGSYQATDNLVLNATIYNLLDKDFIKYKSYTDSSGKVAYDNKYNNNQERRRLWLSATYNF from the coding sequence ATGCACATTCCTTTTTCACGCTCTCTGTTGGCGTGTTCTGTTTTTGCGGTATCTTCAGTAGCGCTTGCTAATGAAACCATTGATTTTGGTAATGTTGTTGTTAGTGCGTCAGGATTTGAACAAAAAATCACCGATGCACCGGCAAGTATTTCTGTCATTAGCCGAGAAGAGCTTGAAAAAAAGCGCATAACAAGTATCGCTGATGCGCTATCAGATGTAGAAGGTGTGGATGTAGGGGGCAGCGCAGGAAAAACAGGCGGTCTCAACATCAGCATGCGCGGCATGGAAAGTAAGTACACCCTAATTTTGATTGATGGCCGTCGTCAAAATGCTGCTGGTAATGTTACCCCTAATGGTTTTGGCGAAACCTCCACTAGCTTTATGCCTCCTGTTTCCGCGATTGAACGGATTGAAGTTATTCGCGGACCGATGGCCACGTTATATGGCTCCGACGCCATGGGTGGTGTGATTAACATCATTACCCGCAAAGTAAATACTGAATGGGGCGGCTCCATTACTGCTGAAACCACTCTTCAAGAAAAAAGCCAATATGGCAATAGTCGCGCCACCAATGCTTATTTAAGCGGACCAATTATTGAAGACACGTTAGGTTTAACCCTACGCGGTAGCTATTTTGAACGCGATAAATCTAAAATTAAATACGACAATGCTAGCGGTGAAAGTGTAAACCCAAGTATGGGCCGCAACCCCGTAAAATCCGATATTTATAACTTAGGTACTCGTCTCGTCTTCACCCCCAATGAAGATAATGACCTTGGTTTTGAATACGAAGTTAATAAGCAAACTTACGACAATAAAAAAGGCCAACTAGGTACTTTAGGGGCTGCCGGTGGTTATGAAGATGAGCAGCGCTACGATCGCGAACAATACACCTTGTTCCATACCGGCCGTTATGCTCTAGGTACCTTGGAATCTAGCATTATGCGTAACACCACTGAAACCCATGGCAGATTAAATCCGTCAGCTATGACCACGCCAGGTATTACCCCAGGTGGAAAGCGCAAACTAGAGTCTGAAAACACTATTTTTGACACTAAGTTTATGTTCTCTTTAGGCGACCACTTTATGAGCGTAGGTGGACAGCTTTATAAAGCAGAACTAACCGATGGTGTAGTGCTCGACAAATTTAAACACCGCATGAATGCCCTGTTCATTGAAGATGAATGGCGCTTCCATGATGACTTCTCATTAACTTTAGGCCTACGTCGTGACCACCATGACAAATTTGGCACTGAGTACAGCCCACGCGCCTACTTGGTTTGGAATGCTAATGATAACTGGACAGTAAAAGGTGGCGTCAGTAAAGGTTTTAAAGCCCCTGAGTTACAGCAGCTCGCTGATGGTATTAATGGCTTTGGTCGACAAGGAAAACTTCCATTAATTGGTAACCCAGATCTAAAACCAGAAACAACCGTCAGCACTGAGTTAGGTTTCTATTTCGATAACCTAGATAACTTCAACGGTAACTTCACCCTATTCCACAACAAATTTAAAGATAAACTTGCTACCACCACAGTTGATAACTGTCGGGTAACCAATAGTGCAAGCTGTGTAGATATTGGCGCTGGCTGGGAACAAGTAGCCCCAACCTTCAGTAAAGCAATTAACGTAGATGAGGCAGTTACTCAAGGTTACGAAGTTGCTGGTACCTATCACTTTACTGATGACTGGAGTCTCAACGCTAACTATACCTATACCCGCACTGAGCAAAAAAGTGGGGCTAACAAAGGCTGGCCACTCACCAATACTCCACGCCATATGTTTAACGCTGGACTCAATTGGCAAACCACTGATCGGTTGAATACTTGGCTTAAAACCGAATACCGGAGTGAGCGCTATCGCCGTACTGATGCAAGTGAAGACTTTGCTTATAACGCATTTGGTGATTACAAGGCCTACACTTTATTCCACTTAGGCGGCAGCTACCAAGCAACAGATAACCTTGTACTTAACGCCACTATCTATAACTTATTAGATAAAGACTTCATTAAGTATAAATCGTATACAGATTCGTCTGGAAAAGTTGCCTACGACAATAAGTACAACAATAACCAAGAGCGTCGCCGCTTATGGTTATCAGCTACTTATAACTTCTAA
- a CDS encoding ATP-binding protein, with translation MLAPAQLFSASQQNLWRLAIIRMVVLVAQGATLWIAYASELIHLDWMQLIGLLVLSFIAILLTLLRLRLSWPVTEFEFAVQLGFDIFIHSALLYYTGGSTNPFVAYYLVPLTIAAATLSWMYSLILGGLALTGYTALLIWFHPLHMVGEKYGINLISLHLFGMWLNFALSAVFIIFFVVKMAGAVRNQDLLQAVRREEAMRDQQLLAVATQAAGAAHELGTPLSTMSVLLAELEQSYRADRLLHEDVKLLQGQVKLCRETLQQLVRASEADRNHKAEWQPITQWMKKSLDRWHLMRPEATYSYQVLSRENEPSKQIPADVTQALLNVLNNAADACPDNLIITLEWSREWISVKIKDHGSGVPLAIAEQLGKPFITTKGKGFGLGLFLTQASVNRAGGTVKLYNHATGGTLAELRLPCA, from the coding sequence ATGCTTGCCCCTGCCCAACTGTTTTCTGCTAGCCAGCAAAATTTATGGCGCTTAGCGATTATTCGCATGGTGGTGTTGGTCGCCCAAGGCGCTACCTTATGGATTGCCTACGCCTCGGAGTTAATTCATTTAGATTGGATGCAGCTAATAGGGTTGTTGGTACTGTCGTTTATTGCCATTTTGCTCACGCTATTACGGTTGCGTTTGTCATGGCCGGTGACGGAGTTTGAGTTTGCCGTGCAACTGGGTTTCGATATTTTTATCCATAGTGCCTTGCTGTATTACACCGGTGGGTCAACCAATCCCTTTGTGGCCTATTATTTAGTGCCGCTAACCATTGCTGCTGCGACCTTATCTTGGATGTACTCGCTTATTTTGGGCGGCTTAGCGTTAACCGGTTATACCGCGCTATTAATTTGGTTTCATCCATTACACATGGTGGGTGAAAAGTACGGCATTAATCTGATTTCTTTGCACCTGTTTGGTATGTGGCTGAATTTTGCGTTATCGGCGGTTTTTATTATCTTTTTTGTGGTGAAGATGGCTGGCGCGGTGCGCAATCAAGATTTATTGCAAGCGGTGCGTCGTGAAGAAGCCATGCGCGATCAGCAGTTGTTGGCGGTAGCTACCCAAGCGGCAGGTGCTGCGCATGAATTAGGTACTCCGTTATCGACCATGAGTGTGTTGCTGGCAGAGCTGGAACAAAGCTATCGCGCGGATCGTTTGTTACATGAAGACGTTAAGTTATTACAGGGCCAAGTTAAGTTATGCCGCGAAACCTTACAGCAATTGGTGCGGGCCTCAGAAGCGGATCGCAATCATAAAGCCGAGTGGCAGCCGATTACCCAGTGGATGAAAAAATCCTTAGATCGCTGGCATCTGATGCGCCCTGAGGCTACTTACAGTTATCAAGTGTTAAGCCGTGAGAATGAGCCAAGTAAACAGATTCCAGCGGATGTGACGCAAGCACTATTAAATGTACTGAATAATGCTGCAGATGCTTGTCCAGATAATTTGATTATTACCCTGGAGTGGAGCCGAGAATGGATCAGCGTCAAGATTAAAGATCATGGCAGCGGAGTGCCCTTAGCCATTGCTGAGCAACTGGGTAAACCCTTTATTACCACCAAGGGCAAAGGCTTTGGTTTGGGCTTGTTTTTAACTCAAGCCAGCGTCAACCGAGCAGGGGGCACGGTAAAGCTTTATAATCATGCAACGGGCGGGACTTTAGCCGAGTTGCGCTTACCTTGCGCTTAA
- a CDS encoding LemA family protein: MKFLVVLIALAALVFYLYNRVVTLREAVISSETAISVQLDRRGKVFDSLLATVKKYLSHESEVFTKITELRAQAQSTNPSEAKAAEQELSKVVSSGAINVAVENYPELKSAEIMTNLQEEIVSTENKLSFAKTGYNNSLEKFRAYIASFPALFIMKFFPSLNLDKDYWRLDETAIKQEEERRISFD, encoded by the coding sequence ATGAAATTTTTAGTGGTGTTGATTGCCTTAGCAGCGCTTGTGTTTTATCTGTATAACCGCGTAGTTACCTTGCGTGAAGCGGTGATTTCCAGTGAAACTGCGATTTCAGTGCAGTTGGATCGACGGGGTAAGGTGTTTGATAGTTTGCTGGCTACGGTAAAAAAATACTTAAGTCATGAGTCTGAAGTTTTTACTAAAATTACCGAACTACGTGCTCAAGCTCAGTCAACTAATCCAAGCGAAGCCAAAGCCGCCGAGCAAGAGTTATCTAAAGTGGTCTCTAGTGGGGCGATTAATGTCGCGGTGGAAAACTACCCCGAATTAAAGTCAGCAGAGATTATGACTAATCTGCAAGAAGAAATTGTTTCTACCGAGAACAAACTGTCTTTTGCGAAAACAGGCTATAACAACTCGTTAGAAAAGTTCCGCGCTTACATTGCTTCGTTTCCGGCTTTATTTATTATGAAGTTTTTTCCTTCACTTAACCTAGATAAAGATTACTGGCGTTTAGATGAAACTGCGATTAAACAAGAGGAAGAGCGCCGTATCAGCTTTGATTAA